A window from Microbacterium ginsengiterrae encodes these proteins:
- a CDS encoding aldolase/citrate lyase family protein, whose product MDFDLGPALLFCPADRPERFAKAVERADAVILDLEDAVAPDAKDAARAHVAASELDPARVIVRVNAPDSPFFADDVAMVAGTPFRTIMVAKAEDPRAFDVFGADHRVIALCETARGVSRADRIAAHDRVTALMWGAEDLVASLGGTSSRTSNGQYRDIARHARSRILLEAGAQGKGAIDAVHIDIDDLDGLAAEAADAAASGFRATACIHPAQVATIRAAYAPDAETMEWARAVLAAANGERGVFRFRGRMIDEPLLRHARAVVTRGA is encoded by the coding sequence GTGGACTTCGATCTCGGACCGGCACTGCTGTTCTGTCCCGCTGACCGACCGGAGCGGTTCGCGAAGGCGGTCGAGCGTGCGGACGCGGTGATCCTCGATCTGGAGGATGCCGTCGCCCCGGATGCCAAGGACGCGGCACGCGCCCACGTCGCGGCGTCCGAACTCGACCCAGCACGCGTCATCGTCCGCGTCAACGCGCCGGACAGCCCGTTCTTCGCCGACGACGTCGCGATGGTCGCCGGCACACCGTTCCGGACCATCATGGTGGCCAAGGCGGAGGACCCGCGGGCCTTCGACGTGTTCGGCGCGGATCACCGCGTCATCGCCCTGTGCGAGACGGCGCGCGGGGTGAGTCGCGCGGACCGGATCGCCGCGCACGACCGGGTCACGGCGCTCATGTGGGGCGCAGAGGACCTCGTCGCGTCGCTCGGCGGCACGTCGAGTCGGACCTCGAACGGACAGTACCGGGACATCGCGCGACATGCGCGGTCGCGCATCCTCCTCGAGGCAGGCGCGCAGGGGAAGGGCGCCATCGACGCCGTGCACATCGACATCGACGACCTCGACGGTCTTGCGGCCGAGGCTGCGGACGCGGCGGCTTCCGGGTTCAGGGCGACGGCGTGCATCCATCCGGCGCAGGTGGCGACGATCCGGGCGGCGTATGCGCCGGACGCCGAGACGATGGAATGGGCACGAGCCGTCCTCGCCGCGGCGAACGGGGAGCGCGGAGTGTTCCGGTTCCGCGGCAGGATGATCGACGAGCCGCTGCTCCGCCATGCCAGGGCAGTGGTGACGCGCGGAGCCTGA
- a CDS encoding histidine phosphatase family protein, protein MTLITLVRHGQTDWNLERRIQGSTDIPLNETGRADALAAAELLSAGTHHAVYASPLVRAQETAGIIAGHLGLDAPLTTRDMREREFGEGEGMLVADYLERFTDWHSAPPGAEALEMVRDRALGALDVIARTSRRRSTPAAESIIVVTHGGVIRSLLNHASGGTLPREGDILRNGSLHRFEAAPGLLRLLEPIPA, encoded by the coding sequence GTGACCCTCATCACCCTCGTCCGGCACGGCCAGACGGATTGGAACCTCGAGCGCCGGATCCAGGGCTCGACGGACATCCCGCTCAACGAGACGGGACGTGCCGACGCGCTCGCCGCCGCGGAACTGCTCAGCGCCGGCACGCACCATGCCGTGTACGCCAGCCCCCTGGTCCGCGCACAGGAGACGGCGGGGATCATCGCCGGGCACCTCGGACTCGACGCGCCTCTCACGACGCGTGACATGCGCGAGCGCGAGTTCGGCGAGGGCGAGGGGATGCTCGTCGCCGACTACCTCGAGCGTTTCACGGACTGGCACTCCGCTCCCCCTGGCGCCGAGGCCCTCGAGATGGTGCGCGACCGCGCCCTCGGCGCGCTGGACGTCATCGCGCGCACGTCGAGACGGCGCTCGACCCCGGCGGCCGAGTCGATCATCGTCGTGACCCACGGCGGAGTGATCCGCTCGCTGCTGAACCACGCCTCCGGGGGGACGCTCCCCCGCGAGGGCGACATCCTGCGCAACGGCTCGTTGCACCGCTTCGAGGCGGCGCCGGGACTCCTTCGGCTGCTGGAACCGATCCCGGCCTGA
- a CDS encoding Sir2 family NAD-dependent protein deacetylase, with protein sequence MSATISAELADGIERSADLLTGRRIAVLTGAGISTDSGIPAYRGEGARTRADPMTGGRYLSDEAARRRYWVGGHLGWRSFASTQPNEGHRSLARMERDGVVTGVITQNVDGLHLRAGSTRVVEVHGTMRRVLCLHCGQVFDRRDIAQQIEQLNPWITIPERIVMNPDGDVAPESSDGFVIPTCTVCGGMLKPDVVFFGEFVPVDRFRAAESLLRASDALIVAGSSLVVNSGIRLVERARRRGIPLIILNREPTRVDRWAHIVLAGGTSEVLPALEERLS encoded by the coding sequence GTGAGCGCGACGATCAGTGCGGAGCTGGCTGACGGCATCGAGAGGTCGGCTGACCTGCTCACGGGCCGTCGCATCGCCGTCCTCACCGGCGCCGGCATCTCCACGGACTCCGGGATCCCCGCGTATCGCGGAGAGGGTGCGCGTACCCGCGCCGATCCGATGACCGGAGGACGCTACCTGTCCGACGAGGCCGCGCGCCGGCGCTACTGGGTCGGCGGTCACCTCGGCTGGCGGTCGTTCGCCTCCACGCAACCGAACGAGGGGCATCGCTCACTCGCGAGGATGGAGCGCGACGGCGTCGTCACGGGCGTCATCACCCAGAACGTCGACGGGCTGCACCTGCGCGCCGGAAGCACGAGAGTCGTCGAGGTGCACGGCACCATGCGTCGCGTGCTCTGCCTGCACTGCGGCCAGGTCTTCGATCGCCGCGACATCGCACAGCAGATCGAGCAGCTGAACCCGTGGATCACGATCCCGGAGCGCATCGTGATGAATCCGGACGGAGACGTCGCGCCGGAGAGCAGTGACGGCTTCGTGATCCCCACCTGCACCGTCTGCGGCGGCATGCTCAAGCCCGACGTGGTGTTCTTCGGCGAGTTCGTGCCCGTCGACCGCTTCCGGGCCGCGGAGTCCCTCCTGCGTGCCAGCGATGCACTGATCGTCGCCGGCTCGTCGCTCGTGGTCAACTCCGGCATCCGCCTCGTCGAGCGCGCCAGGCGACGCGGCATCCCCCTCATCATCCTCAACCGCGAACCGACGCGCGTGGACCGCTGGGCGCACATCGTGCTCGCCGGAGGCACGAGCGAGGTCCTGCCCGCCCTGGAGGAACGGCTGTCGTGA
- a CDS encoding TrmH family RNA methyltransferase — MHIDHVDEAADPRIADYRNLTDTALRRVREPAGGLYIAESAKVIARAVAAGHAPRSVLTQERWVPGIEEILGDHDVPVYVVPDEVAEAVTGFAVHRGALASMHRPVLPHPAEVLRDARVVLVLEDLIEHTNVGAAFRAAAGLGADAVLITPRCADPLYRRSVKVSMGTVFQVPWARIDDWDSAAAALRDAGFSLAALALSDDAVPLDVYAASRPERVALVLGTEGDGLSRTALDIADTVVTIPMRGGVDSLNVASAAAVALWALTS; from the coding sequence ATGCACATCGATCACGTCGACGAGGCGGCCGATCCGCGGATCGCGGACTATCGCAACCTCACCGACACGGCGTTGCGGCGCGTGCGGGAACCGGCTGGTGGACTGTACATCGCGGAGTCCGCGAAGGTCATCGCACGAGCGGTGGCCGCAGGGCACGCGCCGCGTTCCGTGCTCACACAGGAGCGATGGGTGCCGGGCATCGAGGAGATCCTCGGCGACCACGATGTACCCGTCTACGTCGTCCCGGACGAGGTGGCCGAAGCGGTCACGGGGTTCGCGGTGCACCGCGGCGCACTCGCCTCCATGCATCGGCCGGTGCTCCCGCACCCGGCGGAGGTGCTCCGCGACGCCAGGGTCGTGCTCGTACTCGAGGACCTCATCGAGCACACCAACGTGGGAGCGGCCTTCCGTGCGGCGGCCGGTCTGGGCGCGGATGCCGTGCTCATCACTCCGCGCTGCGCGGATCCGTTGTATCGCCGCAGTGTGAAGGTCAGCATGGGCACGGTGTTCCAGGTGCCGTGGGCTCGTATCGACGATTGGGACTCGGCGGCCGCTGCGCTGCGCGATGCCGGCTTCTCCCTCGCAGCGCTCGCTCTCAGCGACGATGCCGTTCCCCTCGACGTCTACGCGGCGTCACGGCCGGAGCGGGTGGCGCTGGTCCTCGGCACAGAGGGCGACGGTCTGTCGCGCACGGCGTTGGACATCGCGGACACCGTGGTGACGATCCCCATGCGCGGGGGCGTTGATTCGCTCAACGTCGCCTCGGCCGCTGCCGTCGCCCTGTGGGCGCTGACCTCCTGA
- a CDS encoding SGNH/GDSL hydrolase family protein has translation MTDPEPSRTPYVANEGPHPWRRFVAIGDSFTEGIGDPDPRAPGGNRGWADRVAEVLASQVDEFAYANLAVRGKLIAQIIADQIEPAVALRPDLISLCAGGNDVIRPGTDPDDIAAQLDDAVSRLSRTGAAILLFTGIDTGFTPVFRPFRGKVAIYNENIRAIAERHDCIVADQWALKTVQDPRFFDDDRLHYNALGHHEVARMALRALNVPNSLEPMQPGPLPPRTWRAARAEDLGWAREHLVPWVLRRLRHQSSGDLIAAKRPEPSPVIVVSDDR, from the coding sequence ATGACCGATCCGGAACCCTCCAGGACTCCGTACGTGGCCAATGAGGGCCCCCATCCCTGGCGTCGCTTCGTCGCCATCGGCGACTCCTTCACCGAGGGGATCGGCGACCCCGATCCTCGTGCACCAGGGGGCAACCGCGGCTGGGCCGACCGCGTCGCCGAGGTCCTCGCATCCCAGGTCGACGAGTTCGCCTACGCCAACCTCGCCGTCCGGGGCAAGCTCATCGCGCAGATCATCGCAGACCAGATCGAACCGGCCGTGGCCCTGCGCCCCGACCTCATCTCCCTCTGCGCCGGCGGCAACGATGTGATCCGGCCCGGCACGGACCCCGATGACATCGCGGCGCAGCTGGACGACGCCGTCTCCCGCCTGTCGCGCACCGGCGCTGCCATCCTCCTGTTCACCGGCATCGACACCGGCTTCACGCCGGTCTTCCGCCCGTTCCGCGGGAAGGTCGCCATCTACAACGAGAACATCCGCGCGATCGCCGAACGCCACGACTGCATCGTCGCCGATCAGTGGGCGCTCAAGACTGTGCAGGACCCCCGGTTCTTCGACGACGACCGGCTGCACTACAACGCCCTCGGGCACCACGAGGTCGCTCGGATGGCTCTCCGAGCCCTCAACGTGCCCAACTCGCTGGAACCGATGCAGCCGGGCCCGCTGCCGCCGCGCACCTGGCGTGCAGCGCGCGCGGAAGACCTCGGCTGGGCCCGCGAGCACCTCGTGCCGTGGGTGCTCCGCCGCCTGCGCCACCAGTCGTCCGGCGACCTCATCGCCGCCAAGCGCCCTGAGCCGTCGCCGGTGATCGTCGTCTCCGACGACCGCTGA